Part of the Orcinus orca chromosome 5, mOrcOrc1.1, whole genome shotgun sequence genome, attggtcgtaaaggaagaagtaaagagaacgtgatgagaagactgagaaatACTTATAAGACTAGATTTTGCTAAGCCTCTCATACCCTGCAACCCATTTTCTAATTTCAGGGATGTTTGAGAatcttataaaataaagataagaaaaataattgaacatTACTTGTTTTATATGGATATTAAGTTTCcagttattattatattatgtCAGTATGTTACTTTGTGTAACACTTGGATGTCAGAAGAATggcataaaataaagaatatccaattttatttcaatatacaATTGAAACATTCATTTTTGATAATATTAAAGCTTTCTTGTTTGCAGTTAGATTCAGTTTCTATGTTGGCTAAGAACCCAGGTGCAACCTCACACCTGCTAAGCCTAGTTCCTTCCTATCTAAGTTTGTTGCCTGCCTTCTTATACAAATGTTGATAATTAGAGCAGACTGAAAATAGTAACTGGGGTACAGGGAtttagtcaattaaaaaaatgagaaaatttccaCCACTGTGATTATCTAAAGCTCAGAGATGCTCCTAGTCTAAAAATGTACACCCACACACTAGTCTTCCATTTTAATACCCTTTATGCACATGCCTCATCATAGAAGTCTAAATTTTCTTCCTACACCCTTAAAACCATTCTCATACATAATATCTTTAGAGATGCATGGTCCGTGTTTATTGTGTGAATAAAGGTATTCAAATCACTTGGATTTTCTTTTAGAGAAAGTCTGTACCAAGAAACTGTGGGCATCCGGGGAAAACtcttgcttaaaaaaaagaaaaatatctaagcCTAATCAAAATTAGTGCATAGTCCCCCAAATCTGACCTTACCAAAGCCCATTAAAAGAAGCAATGACAATACAAATCCTAGCTGACACATTACTAGTAAATAACAATATTCACAGCATATTTGGATAGCAGAATAAAGAGtttattaaaatcaaattatttgATTTTCCATCTATCTTTGGGAGAAGTACAAAACCATAAATTCTATCAACAATACAATTTGAATTTCTCATTAATTTTGTAGGTTGACAGAGTTAATCTATCACCCAGTGTTCGAGGGCTGGAGAGGTAAAGAGTTGCCGGTTATCGGGGAACATTAGAATACTTTTCAATGGAGGAAATTAAGATAATAGATAATCACAGTACAGAATCTAAATTTCTTAATGGATTTGACTCTTCTACAAATTAATCAGTAGAAACCAGATCTACAGATTGGCCAGTAACAAGATGAACGGAAACTCCGTGATTGGGTGCCAGAATCTGGATCcacagcccagagaagggaagccACAGACTCCATAACCCAGGGGTCTGAAGCCATGGGATCCAAAGCCCATTGAGTAGCAGCTTCTGTATCCAGAGCTCAAGGAGAGGCAACTGCTGGACTTAAAGCCCAGACACCCAGCATAAGTTGTCCAGCAGGAACTGCAGAGCCTGGAGGTCCTGGGGTGGTAGCAGGATGTCTGGCAGGGAAAGGACATCACACGAGATGTCTGGAACCTGATGGGCTCATAGCAGTTCTCCTGACAGCTTCGTAATAGAGAGGAGCCCAGCAGGCAGGTGCTAGGAGAGCAGAGGTCAGTGCTGTAGACCAGGTTGCTGGGCTGGAAGGAGCCTGGGCAGCGCAGATAGCCTCCAAGGGAGCAGGAGGGGAAGTTTCCAGGGCAGCAGTTGTAGTACATGTTGACAGGAGGTATGAGCTCAGTTGAGTTACAGGGAGAAGATTCTGAGTTTGAATTTAACCTTCTGGacaggtatgtatatatatactctcAGCAGTAGGTGTGGTAACCTACAGGGtcattttttacatatttgtgCTCCCTCGTTTACATGTGTGTAACTCAGTGATCTTCTCTGTAATTGCAGTTGGAATCGTTTTCTCCATATTGTATTTATGGGTGCTATAATTTTGGTGTTATAGCCCAGGCCACTGAACTACACTATGTCAGAAATGCTATGACTGTTTCACACT contains:
- the LOC101278945 gene encoding keratin-associated protein 13-2-like codes for the protein MYYNCCPGNFPSCSLGGYLRCPGSFQPSNLVYSTDLCSPSTCLLGSSLLRSCQENCYEPIRFQTSRVMSFPCQTSCYHPRTSRLCSSCWTTYAGCLGFKSSSCLSLSSGYRSCYSMGFGSHGFRPLGYGVCGFPSLGCGSRFWHPITEFPFILLLANL